Proteins from a genomic interval of Equus quagga isolate Etosha38 chromosome 13, UCLA_HA_Equagga_1.0, whole genome shotgun sequence:
- the LOC124251349 gene encoding carcinoembryonic antigen-related cell adhesion molecule 1-like isoform X2 has protein sequence MEPPSAPPHRGHIPWQGLLLAVSLISFWNPPTTAQLTIESVPTDAAEGKEVLLVVYNLPGNLLGYGWFKGEIDSNQQIASYVIDTQEMTPGPVNNGQEIIFPNGSLLFQNATQEDTGYYTLQVIKINFQSELGTGQLHVYPELTKPNITCNSSNPVEHRDPIVFTCEPETQNTTYLWLINNQSLPDSAWLKLSPDNRTLTLLHVTRNDTGPYECETWNPVSARRSDPFYLNVLYGPDAPTISPSDSYYHPGANLSLSCHAASNPPARYSWLINGRPQQSTQELFIPNISANDSGSYTCLVHNSVTGLNRTTVKTITVSDR, from the exons ATGGAGcccccctcagcccctcctcacAGAGGGCACATCCCCTGGCAGGGGCTTCTGCTGGCAG tCTCACTCATAAGCTTCTGGAACCCGCCCACCACTGCCCAACTCACTATTGAATCGGTGCCGACCGATGCTGCTGAAGGGAAGGAAGTTCTTCTAGTTGTATACAATCTGCCTGGGAATCTCCTAGGCTATGGCTGGTTCAAAGGGGAAATAGATTCCAATCAACAAATTGCATCATATGTGATAGACACACAAGAAATGACACCAGGGCCTGTAAACAATGGTCAAGAGATAATATTCCCCAATGGATCACTGCTGTTCCAGAATGCCACCCAGGAGGACACAGGATACTACACCCTACAAGTCataaagataaattttcaaaGTGAACTAGGAACTGGACAGCTCCACGTATACC CGGAGTTAACCAAACCCAACATCACATGCAACAGCTCCAACCCCGTGGAGCACAGGGACCCTATAGTGTTCACATGTGAACCTGAGACTCAGAACACCACCTACCTGTGGTTGATCAACAATCAGAGCCTCCCGGACAGCGCCTGGCTGAAGCTGTCCCCAGACAACAGGACTCTCACTTTACTCCATGTCACAAGGAATGACACAGGACCCTATGAGTGTGAAACCTGGAACCCAGTGAGTGCTCGTCGCAGTGACCCATTCTACCTCAATGTTCTCT ATGGCCCGGATGCCCCCACCATTTCCCCCTCAGACTCCTATTACCATCCAGGGGCAAACCTCAGCCTCTCCTGCCATGCGGCCTCTAACCCACCTGCACGGTATTCTTGGCTTATCAATGGGAGGCCCCAGCAATCCACACAGGAGCTCTTTATCCCCAACATCAGTGCGAACGATAGTGGATCCTACACCTGCCTCGTCCATAACTCTGTCACCGGCCTCAATAGGACCACAGTCAAGACTATCACAGTCTCTG ATCGATGA
- the LOC124251349 gene encoding carcinoembryonic antigen-related cell adhesion molecule 6-like isoform X1 codes for MEPPSAPPHRGHIPWQGLLLAVSLISFWNPPTTAQLTIESVPTDAAEGKEVLLVVYNLPGNLLGYGWFKGEIDSNQQIASYVIDTQEMTPGPVNNGQEIIFPNGSLLFQNATQEDTGYYTLQVIKINFQSELGTGQLHVYPELTKPNITCNSSNPVEHRDPIVFTCEPETQNTTYLWLINNQSLPDSAWLKLSPDNRTLTLLHVTRNDTGPYECETWNPVSARRSDPFYLNVLYGPDAPTISPSDSYYHPGANLSLSCHAASNPPARYSWLINGRPQQSTQELFIPNISANDSGSYTCLVHNSVTGLNRTTVKTITVSGKWLPGPSTIGSEVEMSGFQKRACRKLFPILFPWTQAIP; via the exons ATGGAGcccccctcagcccctcctcacAGAGGGCACATCCCCTGGCAGGGGCTTCTGCTGGCAG tCTCACTCATAAGCTTCTGGAACCCGCCCACCACTGCCCAACTCACTATTGAATCGGTGCCGACCGATGCTGCTGAAGGGAAGGAAGTTCTTCTAGTTGTATACAATCTGCCTGGGAATCTCCTAGGCTATGGCTGGTTCAAAGGGGAAATAGATTCCAATCAACAAATTGCATCATATGTGATAGACACACAAGAAATGACACCAGGGCCTGTAAACAATGGTCAAGAGATAATATTCCCCAATGGATCACTGCTGTTCCAGAATGCCACCCAGGAGGACACAGGATACTACACCCTACAAGTCataaagataaattttcaaaGTGAACTAGGAACTGGACAGCTCCACGTATACC CGGAGTTAACCAAACCCAACATCACATGCAACAGCTCCAACCCCGTGGAGCACAGGGACCCTATAGTGTTCACATGTGAACCTGAGACTCAGAACACCACCTACCTGTGGTTGATCAACAATCAGAGCCTCCCGGACAGCGCCTGGCTGAAGCTGTCCCCAGACAACAGGACTCTCACTTTACTCCATGTCACAAGGAATGACACAGGACCCTATGAGTGTGAAACCTGGAACCCAGTGAGTGCTCGTCGCAGTGACCCATTCTACCTCAATGTTCTCT ATGGCCCGGATGCCCCCACCATTTCCCCCTCAGACTCCTATTACCATCCAGGGGCAAACCTCAGCCTCTCCTGCCATGCGGCCTCTAACCCACCTGCACGGTATTCTTGGCTTATCAATGGGAGGCCCCAGCAATCCACACAGGAGCTCTTTATCCCCAACATCAGTGCGAACGATAGTGGATCCTACACCTGCCTCGTCCATAACTCTGTCACCGGCCTCAATAGGACCACAGTCAAGACTATCACAGTCTCTGGTAAGTGGCTCCCTGGACCATCGACAATAGGCTCTGAGGTGGAAATGTCTGGTTTTCAGAAAAGAGCCTGCAGGAAGTTATTTCCTATCCTGTTTCCATGGACACAAGCAATCCCATAA